From Zingiber officinale cultivar Zhangliang chromosome 5B, Zo_v1.1, whole genome shotgun sequence, the proteins below share one genomic window:
- the LOC121987251 gene encoding uncharacterized protein LOC121987251 — MALANACFSVMNRQPSSLEAGTSVLRSVSTFLESTGIGRRSTIALLASTAIIPEVTDSRKALLQEYLKRSKENKEKYDKERLDDFYKRNYKEYFEFIEGSVRDKKEEALSEAEKDILKWLKKNRK; from the exons ATGGCTCTAGCCAATGCATGCTTCTCTGTAATGAACAGACAGCCCTCTTCCTTGGAAGCAGGAACTTCTGTGCTGAGATCAGTTTCTACCTTCCTCGAATCAACCGGCATCGGAAGGAGGAGCACAATAGCCTTGCTTGCATCCACTGCCATAATTCCTGAAGTCACAGATTCAAGAAAGGCTCTTTTGCAAG AGTATCTTAAGAGGTCCAAGgagaacaaggaaaaatatgacAAAGAG AGGCTAGATGACTTTTACAAGAGGAACTACAAGGAGTATTTTGAGTTTATTGAAGGATCAGTGAGAGACAAGAAAGAGGAGGCGTTGTCTGAGGCAGAGAAGGATATACTGAAATGGCTGAAGAAGAACAGGAAATGA